In Sylvia atricapilla isolate bSylAtr1 chromosome 27, bSylAtr1.pri, whole genome shotgun sequence, one genomic interval encodes:
- the NAGLU gene encoding alpha-N-acetylglucosaminidase — translation MAVRRGPEPGPEPALGPGLALPLLLLLLAATATRAGDAGQEEAVRALARRLLGPRAAAVSLSVDPALAAGGPDIYRLWSPPGAAVAVAVTGSSGVAAATGLYRYLRDFCGCHLSWSGAQLRLPDPLPRLQAEIRAAAPGRYRYYQNVCAQSYSFVWWDWARWEREIDWMALSGINLAPAFAGQEAVWQRVYRNLGLNQSEIDKYFTGPGFLAWNRMGNLRRWAGPLPPTWHLKQLYLQYRIVERMRSLGMTTVLPAFAGHVPQGILRVFPRMNATRLGRWSHFDCTYSCIYLLDPEDPMFQVIGTLFLKELIKEFGTDHVYSADTFNEMTPLSSDPAYLSRVSNAVFSSMTGADPKALWLMQGWLFQHQPDFWQPAQVRALLHGVPLGRMIVLDLFAESKPVYQWTESFYGQPFIWCMLHNFGGNHGLFGTVEAINHGPFAARRFPNSTMVGTGLVPEGIEQNDMVYELMNELGWRQEPLDLPSWVTRYAERRYGAANAAAAGAWRLLLRSVYNCTGVCVNHNRSPLVRRPSLHMDTELWYNASDVYEAWRLLLSAGAELGSSPTFLYDLVDVTRQAAQQLVSDYYLSVRQAFQSHALPELLTAGGVLVYDLLPELDNLLSSHSLFLLGRWLESARAMATSDREAEQYELNARNQVTLWGPSGNILDYANKQLGGLVLDYYTVRWSLFISVLVESLNSGRPFHQDQFNQAVFQVERGFIYNKKRYPAVPAGDTMEISRKLFLKYYPSALRRSLAGPA, via the exons ATGGCGGTGCGGCGGGGGCCGGAACCGGGACCCGAACCGGCATTGGGTCCGGGGCTGGCGCTGCcgttgctgctgctgctgctggcggcGACGGCGACGCGAGCGGGGGACGCGGGGCAGGAGGAGGCGGTGCGGGCGCTGGCGCGGCGCCTGCTTGGCCCACGGGCCGCCGCCGTGTCGCTGTCGGTGGACCCGGCGCTGGCGGCCGGCGGGCCCGACATCTACCGGCTGTGGTCGCCTCCCGGCGCCGCCGTGGCCGTCGCCGTAACGGGCTCCAGCGGCGTGGCGGCGGCCACCGGCCTCTATCGCTACCTGCGAGACTTCTGCGGCTGCCACCTGTCGTGGTCCGGGGCGCAGCTCCGCCTGCCAGACCCGCTGCCGCGGCTGCAGGCCGAGATCCGCGCCGCTGCCCCCGGCAG GTACCGGTACTACCAGAACGTCTGCGCCCAGAGCTACTCCTTCGTCTGGTGGGACTGGGCGCGCTGGGAGCGGGAGATCGACTGGATGGCGCTGAGCGGCATCAACCTGGCACCGGCTTTCGCGGGGCAGGAGGCGGTCTGGCAGCGG GTTTACCGTAACCTGGGGCTGAACCAGTCGGAGATCGACAAGTACTTCACGGGTCCCGGGTTCCTGGCATGGAACAGGATGGGCAATCTCCGCCGCTGGGCCGGGCCGCTGCCGCCCACCTGGCACCTCAAGCAGCTCTACCTGCAG TACCGGATCGTGGAGCGGATGCGCTCGCTGGGGATGACCACGGTGCTGCCGGCCTTCGCGGGCCACGTGCCGCAGGGGATCCTTCG GGTCTTCCCACGCATGAATGCCACTCGCCTGGGGCGCTGGAGCCACTTTGACTGCACCTACTCATGCATCTACCTGCTGGACCCAGAGGACCCCATGTTCCAGGTGATCGGGACCCTCTTCCTGAAGGAGCTGATCAAGGAGTTTGGCACAGACCACGTCTATAGTGCAGACACCTTCAACGAGATGACGCCCCTCTCCTCTGACCCTGCCTACCTCTCGAGAGTCAGCAATGCCGTTTTCAGTTCAATGACAGGAG CTGACCCCAAGGCGCTGTGGCTGATGCAGGGCTGGCTCttccagcaccagcctgactTCTGGCAGCCAGCGCAGGTGCGAGCCCTGCTGCATGGAGTGCCCCTTGGCAGGATGATCGTTCTCGACCTCTTTGCTGAGTCCAAGCCCGTCTACCAGTGGACAGAGTCCTTTTATGGGCAGCCCTTCATCTGGTGCATGTTGCACAACTTCGGGGGCAACCACGGCCTCTTTGGCACTGTGGAGGCCATCAACCACGGCCCCTTTGCAGCTCGACGCTTCCCCAACTCCACCATGGTGGGCACGGGGCTGGTGCCCGAGGGCATCGAGCAGAATGACATGGTGTATGAGCTGATGAACGAGCTGGGCTGGCGTCAGGAGCCCCTCGACCTGCCCAGCTGGGTGACCCGCTACGCCGAGCGCCGCTACGGCGCCGCAAACGCCGCTGCAGCCGGCGCCTGGCGCCTGCTCCTCCGCAGCGTGTACAACTGCACCGGGGTGTGTGTCAACCACAACCGCAGCCCCCTGGTGCGCCGGCCCTCGCTGCACATGGACACGGAGCTCTGGTACAACGCCAGTGACGTGTATGAAGCCTGGCGGCTGCTGCTGAGCGCTGGCGCCGAGCTGGGCTCCAGCCCCACCTTCCTGTATGACCTGGTGGATGTGACGCGGCAGGCGGCCCAGCAGCTGGTCAGTGACTACTACCTGAGCGTCCGCCAGGCCTTCCAGAGCCACGCGCTGCCGGAGCTGCTGACGGCCGGTGGCGTGCTGGTCTACGacctgctgccagagctggacaACCTCCTGTCCAGCCACAGCCTCTTCCTCCTCGGCCGCTGGCTGGAGAGCGCCCGTGCCATGGCCACCAGTGACCGGGAGGCTGAGCAGTATGAGCTGAATGCCCGGAACCAGGTCACGCTCTGGGGGCCcagtgggaacatcctggaCTATGCCAACAAGCAGCTGGGGGGGCTGGTGCTGGACTATTACACTGTGCGCTGGAGCCTCTTCATCTCTGTGCTGGTGGAGAGCCTCAACTCAGGCCGGCCCTTCCACCAGGACCAGTTCAACCAGGCTGTCTTCCAAGTGGAGAGAGGCTTCATCTACAACAAGAAGCGCTACCCCGCTGTGCCAGCTGGGGATACGATGGAGATCTCCAGGAAGCTCTTCCTCAAATACTACCCCAGTGCCCTGCGGCGCAGCTTGGCTGGGCCTGCATGA
- the HSD17B1 gene encoding LOW QUALITY PROTEIN: 17-beta-hydroxysteroid dehydrogenase type 1 (The sequence of the model RefSeq protein was modified relative to this genomic sequence to represent the inferred CDS: deleted 1 base in 1 codon): MGAEEQLTPEPAIAGTPCQTYPGSRNAWHSKVQLGQTPGAAALCVLQSLLQQGDPGSMKSLSQHLHEDQGTGSPRHVKGGGWRGLEISQQTQHGGVGRGDPLPSPLKWRGPVTLSAMERTTVLITGCSSGIGLGLAARLAADGRFKGKGVAAAPGAPAASGLWAGPGSASPRRDRAGGGLGLVLAVQLSGTAAHGNTLSPVYATMRDLAKGERLLERLGGCCPDTLEVLQLDVTDPCSLAAAAQRVQGQRLDVLVCNAGVGLMGPLETCSDQAMKTLFDVNLFGAVRTIQAFLPAMKSRRAGRIIVSSSIGGLQGLPFNAVYCASKFAVEGLCESLAIVLRPFNIHLTLVECGPVHTSFLANLQRPDPEGSEMRGLDAETQGLYRRYLWHCQSIFRDTAQEVEEVLPVFLEAIGSPCPPLRCASTQLLAPLWRLRLSSPDGSAYVRAMHDFVFGGSEAGGDQP; encoded by the exons AtgggggcagaggagcagctcaccCCTGAGCCAGCAATAGCAGGAACACCCTGCCAGACATATCCTGGCAGCCGGAATGCCTGGCACAGCAAAGTACAGCTGGGGCAGACCCCcggggctgcagctctctgtgtgctccagagcctcctccagcagggaGATCCTGGCTCGATGAAGTCTTTATCACAGCACCTGCACGAGGATCAAggcacagggagccccaggCATGTGAAGGGAGGTGGGTGGAGGGGCCTTGAGATAAGCCAGCAGACACAACACGGTGGTGTGGGGCGGGGGGacccccttcccagccctcttAAATGGCGTGGCCCCGTTACACTGTCAGCCATGGAGAGAACCACGGTGCTGATCACAGGCTGCTCCTCAGGCATCggcctggggctggctgcaCGCCTGGCAGCCGACGGCCGGTTCAAAGGTAAAGGGGTCGCCGCTGCCCCgggggctccagcagcctcaggTCTCTGGGCTGGACCAGGCAGTGCCTCCCCAAGGAGGGACAGAGCC GGGGGTGGGCTGGGGTTGGTGCTGGCCGTGCAGCTCAGTGGCACTGCTGCCCACGGCAACACTCTCTCCCCAGTTTATGCCACCATGCGTGACCTGGCCAAGGGTGAGCGGCTGCTGGAGCGCCTGGGGGGCTGCTGCCCCGACACGCTGGAGGTCCTGCAGCTTGATGTCACTGACCCATGCtcactggcagctgctgcacagcgGGTGCAGGGACAGCGGCTGGATGTGCTGG TTTGCAATGCAGGGGTGGGACTGATGGGACCGCTGGAGACCTGCTCCGACCAGGCCATGAAAACTCTCTTCGATGTGAACCTCTTTGGGGCTGTCCGCACCATCCAGGCGTTCCTGCCTGCCATGAAGAGCCGCAGGGCCGGACGGATCATTGTGTCCAGCAGCATCGGGGGGCTGCAAG ggctgcccttcAATGCTGTCTACTGTGCCAGCAAGTTTGCAGTGGAGGGGCTGTGCGAGAGTCTGGCCATCGTCCTGCGCCCCTTCAACATCCA CCTGACGCTGGTGGAGTGCGGGCCCGTCCACACCAGCTTCCTGGCCAACCTGCAGCGCCCCGACCCTGAGGGCAGCGAGATGCGGGGCCTGGACGCCGAGACACAAGGGCTGTACCGCCGCTAcctgtggcactgccagagcATCTTCCGCGACACGGCCCAGGAGGTGGAGGAGGTCCTGCCG GTGTTCCTGGAGGCCATcggcagcccctgcccacccctccGCTGCGCCAGCACCCAGCTCCTCGCCCCGCTGTGGCGCCTGCGGCTGAGCAGCCCCGACGGCTCCGCGTACGTCCGCGCCATGCACGACTTCGTATTCGGCGGCAGCGAGGCCGGCGGGGACCAGCCCTGA
- the COASY gene encoding bifunctional coenzyme A synthase — MPPFASGLLVLTAPLPALPRRAAGLVAAAAGLVAGPLYVHLQPGLRLGGPAAGPAAPPAGPALLRALAALYTAAAARRGLDLRVLLGPGRRLARQPRVLLAAAAEAPGPPEPVRLGLQRLAAAAYGCPPSLPALLLGEDTAGDAGGDPEGDAEQGPDATLPEFLDVAVGGTFDRLHGAHRLLLSACCLLARRRLLAGLAEGDLLRHKVLPELIEPYELRAAKLREFLEDVKPSLCYDIVPLADPFGPSVTDPNLQCLVVSEETRRGGEAVNRKRLENGLPELALHEIQLMKDPDRRQNEEEKISSSSLRQRLLGTLLQPPRQNPALPLRPYVIGLTGGTGSGKTSIAKRLGHLGAFVIDADQLGHAVYVPGGPAYEPVVAAFGAEILNEDGTINRKVLGAKVFGNQERLKNLTDIVWPKIAQMAKEKVREAAAQGKAVCVLDAAVLLEAGWQDMVHEVWTAVIPEDEAVRRIVARDGLTEEAARRRLQSQMTNRQRVEQSQVVLCTLWEPDITGQQVQKAWDLLQQRLSPEPGP, encoded by the exons ATGCCGCCCTTCGCCTCggggctgctggtgctgacGGCGCCGCTGCCCGCGCTgccccggcgggcggcggggctggtggcggcggcggcggggctggtGGCGGGGCCGCTCTACGTTCATCTGCAGCCGGGGCTGCGGCtgggcggccccgccgccggtCCCGCCGCTCCTCCCGCGGGCCCCGCGCTGCTGCGGGCTCTGGCCGCGCTGTacacggcggcggcggcgcggcgggggctGGACCTGCGCGTCCTGCTggggcccggccgccgcctgGCGCGGCAGCCCCGCGTCCTGCTGGCGGCCGCTGCCGAGGCGCCGGGCCCGCCGGAGCCGGTGCGGCTCGGGCTGCAGCGCCTGGCCGCGGCTGCCTACGGCTGCCCGCCGAGCCTGCCCGCGCTGCTGCTGGGCGAGGACACGGCGGGGGACGCCGGGGGTGACCCCGAGGGGGACGCCGAGCAGGGTCCTGACGCGACGCTCCCCGAGTTCTTGGACGTGGCCGTTGGCGGCACCTTCGACCGGCTGCACGGCGCCCACCGGCTCCTGCTCAGCgcctgctgcctcctggcccggcggcggctcctGGCCGGGCTGGCCGAAGGAGACCTGCTCCGCC ACAAGGTCCTGCCGGAGCTCATCGAGCCGTACGAGCTGCGGGCGGCGAAGCTGCGTGAGTTCTTGGAGGACGTGAAGCCCTCACTGTGCTACGACATCGTGCCTCTGGCCGACCCCTTCGGCCCCTCAGTCACAGACCCCAACCTGCAGTGCCTGGTCGTCAGCGAGGAGACCCGCCGGGGAGGAGAGGCTGTGAACAGGAAAAGACTTGAAAAT GGGCTCCCCGAGCTGGCTCTCCATGAAATCCAATTGATGAAGGACCCCGACCGCCGTCAGAACGAGGAGGAGAAgatcagctcctccagcctccggcagaggctgctggggacactgctgcagcccccacGG caaaacccagccctgccattGCGCCCGTATGTGATTGGCCTGACTGGGGGAACTGGGAGTGGGAAAACCTCCATCGCCAAACGCCTGGGGCACCTGGGTGCGTTTGTCATCGACGCCGACCAGCTGGGCCACGCCGTCTATGTCCCCGGTGGCCCGGCCTACGAGCCCGTGGTGGCAGCCTTTGGGGCAG AGATCCTGAACGAAGATGGAACGATTAACAGGAAAGTCCTTGGGGCCAAAGTGTTTGGAAACCAG GAGCGGCTGAAGAACCTGACTGACATTGTGTGGCCCAAAATAGCCCAGATGGCAAAGGAGAAAGtcagagaggctgcagctcaAG GGAAGGCCGTGTGTGTGCTGGAcgctgctgtgctgctggaggctggcTGGCAGGACATGGTCCACGAGGTGTGGACAGCCGTCATCCCGGAGGACGAG gcCGTGAGGCGCATTGTGGCCAGGGATGGGCTGACGGAGGAGGCTGCTCGCCGCCGGCTGCAGAGCCAGATGACCAACAGGCAGCGGGTGGAGCAGTCACAGGTGGTGCTCTGCACTCTCTGGGAGCCGGACATCACCGGCCAGCAG GTGCAGAAGGCCTgggacctgctgcagcagcGCCTGAGCCCGGAGCCCGGCCCGTGA
- the MLX gene encoding max-like protein X isoform X3, protein MAEPPGAAAEDSWGKVDAAYGDNGLDSALFMENARKSSIVSRANSIGSTSASSVPNTGGVCPPWPRVFARWESGTCRAPDDEDSDYHQESFKESYKDQRRRAHTQAEQKRRDAIKKGYNDLQAIVPTCEQQDFSISSQKLSKAIVLQKTIDYIQFLHKEKKKQEEEVSTLRKDVMALKIMKVNYEQIVKAHQDNPNEGKNQISDEVKFNVFQGIMDSLFQSFNASVSVTSFQELSACVFSWIEEHCKPQTLQDIVIRVLHKVKNQLY, encoded by the exons ATGGCGGAGCCGCCGGGCGCCGCGGCCGAGGACTCGTGGGGGAAG GTGGACGCGGCCTACGGCGACAATGGCCTGGACTCTG CACTCTTCATGGAAAATGCCCGGAAAAGCAGCATAGTGTCCCGGGCCAACAGCATCGGCTCCACCAGTGCGTCTTCTGTCCCCAACACAGGTGGGGTTTGTCCTCCGTGGCCGCGTGTTTTTGCTCGCTGGGAATCCGGCACGTGCCGTGCTCCAG atGATGAGGACAGTGACTACCATCAGGAGTCCTTCAAGGAGTCGTACAAGGACCAGCGCCGCCGGGCGCACACCCAGGCCGAGCAGAAGCGCCGAGACGCCATCAAG AAAGGCTACAACGACTTGCAGGCCATCGTCCCcacctgtgagcagcaggattTCTCCATCAGCTCACAGAAGCTGAGCAAGGCCATCGTGCTCCAGAAAA CTATTGACTACATCCAGTTCctgcacaaagaaaagaaaaagcaggaggaggaagttTCTACTCTCAGGAAAGATGTGATGGCCTTGAAGATCATGAAAGT GAACTATGAGCAGATTGTGAAAGCTCATCAGGACAACCCAAACGAGGGGAAGAACCAGATCTCTGACGAGGTGAAGTTCAATGTTTTCCAAGGCATCATGGACTCCCTGTTCCAGTCCTTCAATGCTTCAGTCTCTGTAACGAGTTTTCAGGAACTCTCAGCGTGTGTCTTCAGCTGGATTGAGGAGCACTGCAAGCCCCAG ACACTACAGGACATTGTCATCAGGGTCCTGCACAAGGTGAAGAACCAGCTCTACTGA
- the MLX gene encoding max-like protein X isoform X1, which produces MAEPPGAAAEDSWGKVGPGSGRAGPPGAAGAQRGAPGRGSWRPGRVDAAYGDNGLDSALFMENARKSSIVSRANSIGSTSASSVPNTGGVCPPWPRVFARWESGTCRAPDDEDSDYHQESFKESYKDQRRRAHTQAEQKRRDAIKKGYNDLQAIVPTCEQQDFSISSQKLSKAIVLQKTIDYIQFLHKEKKKQEEEVSTLRKDVMALKIMKVNYEQIVKAHQDNPNEGKNQISDEVKFNVFQGIMDSLFQSFNASVSVTSFQELSACVFSWIEEHCKPQTLQDIVIRVLHKVKNQLY; this is translated from the exons ATGGCGGAGCCGCCGGGCGCCGCGGCCGAGGACTCGTGGGGGAAGGTGGGGCCGGGATCGGGTCGGGCCGGGCCGCCGGGTGCCGCGGGGGCGCAGCGCGGCGCGCCGGGACGGGGCTCATGGCGGCCGGGCAGG GTGGACGCGGCCTACGGCGACAATGGCCTGGACTCTG CACTCTTCATGGAAAATGCCCGGAAAAGCAGCATAGTGTCCCGGGCCAACAGCATCGGCTCCACCAGTGCGTCTTCTGTCCCCAACACAGGTGGGGTTTGTCCTCCGTGGCCGCGTGTTTTTGCTCGCTGGGAATCCGGCACGTGCCGTGCTCCAG atGATGAGGACAGTGACTACCATCAGGAGTCCTTCAAGGAGTCGTACAAGGACCAGCGCCGCCGGGCGCACACCCAGGCCGAGCAGAAGCGCCGAGACGCCATCAAG AAAGGCTACAACGACTTGCAGGCCATCGTCCCcacctgtgagcagcaggattTCTCCATCAGCTCACAGAAGCTGAGCAAGGCCATCGTGCTCCAGAAAA CTATTGACTACATCCAGTTCctgcacaaagaaaagaaaaagcaggaggaggaagttTCTACTCTCAGGAAAGATGTGATGGCCTTGAAGATCATGAAAGT GAACTATGAGCAGATTGTGAAAGCTCATCAGGACAACCCAAACGAGGGGAAGAACCAGATCTCTGACGAGGTGAAGTTCAATGTTTTCCAAGGCATCATGGACTCCCTGTTCCAGTCCTTCAATGCTTCAGTCTCTGTAACGAGTTTTCAGGAACTCTCAGCGTGTGTCTTCAGCTGGATTGAGGAGCACTGCAAGCCCCAG ACACTACAGGACATTGTCATCAGGGTCCTGCACAAGGTGAAGAACCAGCTCTACTGA
- the MLX gene encoding max-like protein X isoform X4 has translation MAEPPGAAAEDSWGKVDAAYGDNGLDSALFMENARKSSIVSRANSIGSTSASSVPNTDDEDSDYHQESFKESYKDQRRRAHTQAEQKRRDAIKKGYNDLQAIVPTCEQQDFSISSQKLSKAIVLQKTIDYIQFLHKEKKKQEEEVSTLRKDVMALKIMKVNYEQIVKAHQDNPNEGKNQISDEVKFNVFQGIMDSLFQSFNASVSVTSFQELSACVFSWIEEHCKPQTLQDIVIRVLHKVKNQLY, from the exons ATGGCGGAGCCGCCGGGCGCCGCGGCCGAGGACTCGTGGGGGAAG GTGGACGCGGCCTACGGCGACAATGGCCTGGACTCTG CACTCTTCATGGAAAATGCCCGGAAAAGCAGCATAGTGTCCCGGGCCAACAGCATCGGCTCCACCAGTGCGTCTTCTGTCCCCAACACAG atGATGAGGACAGTGACTACCATCAGGAGTCCTTCAAGGAGTCGTACAAGGACCAGCGCCGCCGGGCGCACACCCAGGCCGAGCAGAAGCGCCGAGACGCCATCAAG AAAGGCTACAACGACTTGCAGGCCATCGTCCCcacctgtgagcagcaggattTCTCCATCAGCTCACAGAAGCTGAGCAAGGCCATCGTGCTCCAGAAAA CTATTGACTACATCCAGTTCctgcacaaagaaaagaaaaagcaggaggaggaagttTCTACTCTCAGGAAAGATGTGATGGCCTTGAAGATCATGAAAGT GAACTATGAGCAGATTGTGAAAGCTCATCAGGACAACCCAAACGAGGGGAAGAACCAGATCTCTGACGAGGTGAAGTTCAATGTTTTCCAAGGCATCATGGACTCCCTGTTCCAGTCCTTCAATGCTTCAGTCTCTGTAACGAGTTTTCAGGAACTCTCAGCGTGTGTCTTCAGCTGGATTGAGGAGCACTGCAAGCCCCAG ACACTACAGGACATTGTCATCAGGGTCCTGCACAAGGTGAAGAACCAGCTCTACTGA
- the MLX gene encoding max-like protein X isoform X2 — protein sequence MAEPPGAAAEDSWGKVGPGSGRAGPPGAAGAQRGAPGRGSWRPGRVDAAYGDNGLDSALFMENARKSSIVSRANSIGSTSASSVPNTDDEDSDYHQESFKESYKDQRRRAHTQAEQKRRDAIKKGYNDLQAIVPTCEQQDFSISSQKLSKAIVLQKTIDYIQFLHKEKKKQEEEVSTLRKDVMALKIMKVNYEQIVKAHQDNPNEGKNQISDEVKFNVFQGIMDSLFQSFNASVSVTSFQELSACVFSWIEEHCKPQTLQDIVIRVLHKVKNQLY from the exons ATGGCGGAGCCGCCGGGCGCCGCGGCCGAGGACTCGTGGGGGAAGGTGGGGCCGGGATCGGGTCGGGCCGGGCCGCCGGGTGCCGCGGGGGCGCAGCGCGGCGCGCCGGGACGGGGCTCATGGCGGCCGGGCAGG GTGGACGCGGCCTACGGCGACAATGGCCTGGACTCTG CACTCTTCATGGAAAATGCCCGGAAAAGCAGCATAGTGTCCCGGGCCAACAGCATCGGCTCCACCAGTGCGTCTTCTGTCCCCAACACAG atGATGAGGACAGTGACTACCATCAGGAGTCCTTCAAGGAGTCGTACAAGGACCAGCGCCGCCGGGCGCACACCCAGGCCGAGCAGAAGCGCCGAGACGCCATCAAG AAAGGCTACAACGACTTGCAGGCCATCGTCCCcacctgtgagcagcaggattTCTCCATCAGCTCACAGAAGCTGAGCAAGGCCATCGTGCTCCAGAAAA CTATTGACTACATCCAGTTCctgcacaaagaaaagaaaaagcaggaggaggaagttTCTACTCTCAGGAAAGATGTGATGGCCTTGAAGATCATGAAAGT GAACTATGAGCAGATTGTGAAAGCTCATCAGGACAACCCAAACGAGGGGAAGAACCAGATCTCTGACGAGGTGAAGTTCAATGTTTTCCAAGGCATCATGGACTCCCTGTTCCAGTCCTTCAATGCTTCAGTCTCTGTAACGAGTTTTCAGGAACTCTCAGCGTGTGTCTTCAGCTGGATTGAGGAGCACTGCAAGCCCCAG ACACTACAGGACATTGTCATCAGGGTCCTGCACAAGGTGAAGAACCAGCTCTACTGA
- the PSMC3IP gene encoding homologous-pairing protein 2 homolog, translating into MSKGREAAAGGGATAVLLRYLQEQNRPYSAQDAFGNLQREHGLGKAAVVKALEQLAQQGRVREKVYGKQKIYFADQEQLPAASDAELRGLDGEIATRSGQLQALQQSCRHMEAELKDLNSSLTTPEIAREIEALRKECASYTEKLERIKSATNHVTPEEKEKVCREQQLYRREWRRRKRMATELLDAILEGYPKSKKQFFEEVGIETDEDHGAVLPATV; encoded by the exons ATGAGCAAGGGGCGAGAGGCCGCGGCGGGCG GAGGCGCCACCGCTGTCCTGCTGCGGTacctgcaggagcagaaccGCCCGTACAGCGCCCAGGATGCCTTCGGGAACCTGCAGCGGGAGCACGGGCTGGGCAAGGcg GCCGTGGTGAAGGCGCTGGAGCAGCTGGCGCAGCAGGGCCGTGTGCGCGAGAAGGTCTACGGGAAGCAGAAGATCTACTTCGCTGACCAG GAGCAGCTCCCGGCCGCCAGCGATGCGGAGCTCCGCGGGCTGGACGGGGAAATTGCTACGCGCTCCGGCCAGCTGCAAGcgctgcagcagagctgccgGCACATGGAGGCGG AGCTGAAGGACTTGAACAGCTCCCTGACGACCCCTGAGATTGCCAGGGAGATCGAGGCACTGAGGAAGGAGTGTGCCAGTTACACGGAGAAACTGGAGAGGATCAAGTCTGCGACCAACCACGTGActccagaggaaaaagagaag GTGTgccgggagcagcagctgtaCCGCCGGGAGTGGCGCCGGAGGAAGCGGATG GCCACCGAGCTGCTGGATGCCATCCTGGAAGGGTATCCCAAGAGCAAGAAGCAATTCTTT GAGGAGGTTGGGATAGAGACGGATGAGGACCACGGCGCCGTGCTGCCAGCGACCGTGTGA
- the RETREG3 gene encoding reticulophagy regulator 3, producing MAAAAAASGPGPGPGERQRRVQAVSAALRCRLGPYEPLLGAVQAALVWERPGRSALCWVAVHGLFWFFALTSLRLLFLTALTLIVVVCLDQWKHKIWPEIGVARPDELDNESWGYVHPRLLGVPELCHHLAEAWVTGTNFLSNLFVFKRQSPGKFCLLVCGVFTFLAVLGQYIPGLVLSYLLLLFILLWPLAVYHRLGQRLYLRLEPVLQRLDFSVRGYMVARQRERQLRGRALGQEATDDGSDSEEELAAFCPKLDDSVVAKELTISDSEHSDAEVSYTESGMFNLSRGQTPLTEGSEDLDGHSDPEESFARDLPDFPSINPEATGIDDEDDTSIGIPSLAYRSQGTEELQLPYEQEEFGTLPSVQNLTNNIAGFVTRGMIQLALSGAPQPGSSRSTNPQRGAKTHLRAASLDLDTDAEGDDFELLDQSELNQLDPTGSRGQ from the exons atggcggcggcggcagcggcgtcggggcccgggcccgggcccggcgaGCGGCAGCGGCGGGTGCAGGCGGTGAGCGCGGCGCTGCGCTGCCGCCTCGGGCCCTACGAGCCACTGCTGGGTGCCGTGCAGGCCGCGCTGGTGTGGGAGCGGCCGGGCCGCAGCGCGCTGTGCTGGGTGGCGGTACACGGCCTGTTCTG GTTCTTTGCTCTGACTTCCCTTCGTTTGCTGTTCCTGACTGCACTTACCCTCATAGTAGTAGTGTGTCTAGACCAGTGGAAGCACAAAATCTGGCCAGAAATTGGTG TGGCAAGACCTGATGAATTAGACAATGAGAG CTGGGGATATGTCCACCCTCGGCTGCTCGGAGTGCCAGAGCTCTGTCATCATTTGGCTGAAGCGTGGGTGACTGGGACCAACTTCTTAAGTAATCTCTTCGTTTTCAAGAGGCAAAGTCCTGGCAAG TTTTGTCTTCTAGTGTGTGGAGTGTTCACTTTCCTGGCTGTCCTGGGCCAATATATCCCTGGGCTCGTGCTCTCGTACTTGCTGT tgctCTTTATCCTGCTGTGGCCCCTGGCCGTGTaccacaggctggggcagcgCCTGTACCTGCGCCTGGAGCCCGTGCTGCAGCGGCTGGACTTCAGCGTCCGGGGATACATGGTAGCCAGGCAGCGAGAGAGGCAAC TGCGTGGCCGGGCCCTTGGTCAGGAAGCCACGGACGATGGGAGTGACAGTGAAGAGGAGCTGGCTGCATTCTGCCCCAAG CTGGATGACTCCGTGGTTGCCAAGGAACTGACCATCTCTGACTCAGAGCATTCAGATGCTGAGGTTTCCTATACTGAAAGTGGGATGTTTAACCTTTCAAGGGGCCAGACGCCCCTGACAGAGGGATCAGAAG acCTGGATGGTCACAGTGACCCAGAAGAATCTTTTGCCAGGGATCTCCCTGACTTCCCTTCCATAAACCCAGAAGCAACGGGCATAGATGATGAGGATGACACCAGCATTGGGATCCCGAGCCTGGCGTACCGCTCGCAGGggacagaggagctgcagctcccataTGAGCAGGAGGAATTTGGCACACTGCCATCGGTGCAGAATCTCACCAACAACATTGCTGGCTTTGTCACCAGGGGCATGATCCAGCTGGCACTGTCAGGAGCCCCTCAGCCAGGCTCCTCACGCAGCACCAATCCCCAGAGAGGGGCAAAGACTCACCTCAGAGCAGCCAGTTTGGACTTGGACACTGACGCCGAAGGGGATGACTTTGAACTGCTGGATCAGTCTGAGCTGAACCAGCTGGATCCTACTGGCTCCCGGGGCCAGTAG